A stretch of Coregonus clupeaformis isolate EN_2021a chromosome 37, ASM2061545v1, whole genome shotgun sequence DNA encodes these proteins:
- the LOC121553416 gene encoding protein NDNF isoform X3 translates to MNGCPIKRSKGSTKKSMPEVWWRGPGTEAKIHTYTGNAMDTYTGPSYAPASIYILRLRSKDQDTRATVYLHEGSGPSWAFPQLPSDSRVHTLGVGMTSVTLSWAPSASLKRLHPQRSYDYCVLVNRKHNYHNLCAAQEGIRKEREKDKTREKKNKQRKVTVWPILKDWWWQQWDADTELRSPAALRDEYDHFQCVCKGTESVCTVSELVPDTQYYFDVFLIDRLNGTSAAYTGTFAQTHEEARQAITPLREGELQWVTFRDGGSTSGELFSFRPRGWQQSGLLTLQSCGSSEKINITVSSKGQEMSSQAVGENLAQIWLQGSPSYLIHLEKEGKVAPRQAAPGALKASVKMQASSTYHRQGVPSLPSTLQIKSFNRLRSCESVTLAWMGTEERSLYCVYRQRLGEGEKRGTAPCLGPESRSDTERVLCKYFQELNPRRAVTTAVIGGLEPGVAYIFDVYLMRRWGIPIKYSSKTVRTRKEC, encoded by the coding sequence GGAGTACTAAGAAGAGTATGCCAGAGGTGTGGTGGAGAGGACCTGGAACTGAAGCCAAGATACACACCTACACTGGCAACGCCATGGACACCTACACAGGTCCTTCATACGCTCCAGCATCTATCTACATCCTCAGGCTGCGGTCCAAGGACCAGGACACCAGGGCTACTGTGTACCTCCATGAGGGCTCTGGGCCCTCGTGGGCCTTCCCACAGCTTCCCTCTGACTCCCGTGTCCACACCCTGGGTGTAGGAATGACCAGTGTCACCCTCAGCTGGGCCCCCAGTGCCTCCCTCAAAAGGCTGCACCCCCAACGCAGCTATGACTACTGTGTCCTCGTCAATCGCAAACACAACTACCACAACCTCTGTGCCGCCCAGGAGGGCATCAGGAAAGAGCGGGAGAAAGACAAGACAAGGGAGAAGAAGAACAAACAGAGGAAAGTAACTGTGTGGCCGATCCTCAAAGACTGGTGGTGGCAGCAGTGGGATGCTGACACTGAGCTCCGATCACCCGCTGCACTCCGTGACGAGTATGATCATTTCCAATGTGTTTGTAAGGGAACAGAGAGCGTGTGCACTGTCTCGGAGCTCGTCCCCGACACGCAGTACTACTTTGACGTATTTTTGATTGACAGGCTAAATGGAACCAGTGCAGCATATACTGGAACGTTCGCTCAAACACACGAGGAGGCCCGACAAGCTATCACACCACTTAGGGAAGGGGAGCTCCAGTGGGTGACCTTCCGGGATGGAGGCTCAACCTCTGGGGAGTTATTTAGCTTCCGCCCCCGGGGCTGGCAGCAGAGTGGCCTGCTCACTCTCCAGAGCTGCGGAAGCAGTGAGAAGATCAACATCACCGTTTCCAGCAAGGGCCAAGAAATGAGCTCCCAGGCTGTGGGAGAAAACCTGGCTCAGATCTGGCTCCAGGGCAGCCCTTCCTACCTCATCCACCTGGAGAAAGAGGGAAAGGTGGCTCCCAGACAAGCTGCTCCAGGAGCGCTGAAGGCCTCTGTTAAGATGCAGGCGTCCTCCACTTACCATCGTCAAGGGGTACCTTCGCTCCCCTCCACTCTGCAGATAAAGTCTTTCAACAGGCTGAGGAGCTGTGAATCTGTCACCCTGGCCTGGAtgggcacagaggagaggagccttTACTGCGTGTACCGCCAGaggctgggggagggagagaagagaggcacGGCACCCTGCCTGGGGCCTGAGTCACGGTCAGACACTGAGAGGGTCCTGTGTAAATACTTCCAGGAGCTCAACCCTCGGCGGGCTGTCACAACAGCCGTGATCGGGGGCCTGGAGCCTGGGGTGGCCTACATATTTGATGTCTATCTAATGAGACGCTGGGGGATCCCCATAAAGTACAGCAGCAAGACAGTAAGAACCAGGAAGGAGTGCTGA
- the LOC121553416 gene encoding protein NDNF isoform X2, with product MFLNGDLALSIKRSTKKSMPEVWWRGPGTEAKIHTYTGNAMDTYTGPSYAPASIYILRLRSKDQDTRATVYLHEGSGPSWAFPQLPSDSRVHTLGVGMTSVTLSWAPSASLKRLHPQRSYDYCVLVNRKHNYHNLCAAQEGIRKEREKDKTREKKNKQRKVTVWPILKDWWWQQWDADTELRSPAALRDEYDHFQCVCKGTESVCTVSELVPDTQYYFDVFLIDRLNGTSAAYTGTFAQTHEEARQAITPLREGELQWVTFRDGGSTSGELFSFRPRGWQQSGLLTLQSCGSSEKINITVSSKGQEMSSQAVGENLAQIWLQGSPSYLIHLEKEGKVAPRQAAPGALKASVKMQASSTYHRQGVPSLPSTLQIKSFNRLRSCESVTLAWMGTEERSLYCVYRQRLGEGEKRGTAPCLGPESRSDTERVLCKYFQELNPRRAVTTAVIGGLEPGVAYIFDVYLMRRWGIPIKYSSKTVRTRKEC from the exons ATGTTTCTGAATGGAGAcctggcactcagcattaaaa GGAGTACTAAGAAGAGTATGCCAGAGGTGTGGTGGAGAGGACCTGGAACTGAAGCCAAGATACACACCTACACTGGCAACGCCATGGACACCTACACAGGTCCTTCATACGCTCCAGCATCTATCTACATCCTCAGGCTGCGGTCCAAGGACCAGGACACCAGGGCTACTGTGTACCTCCATGAGGGCTCTGGGCCCTCGTGGGCCTTCCCACAGCTTCCCTCTGACTCCCGTGTCCACACCCTGGGTGTAGGAATGACCAGTGTCACCCTCAGCTGGGCCCCCAGTGCCTCCCTCAAAAGGCTGCACCCCCAACGCAGCTATGACTACTGTGTCCTCGTCAATCGCAAACACAACTACCACAACCTCTGTGCCGCCCAGGAGGGCATCAGGAAAGAGCGGGAGAAAGACAAGACAAGGGAGAAGAAGAACAAACAGAGGAAAGTAACTGTGTGGCCGATCCTCAAAGACTGGTGGTGGCAGCAGTGGGATGCTGACACTGAGCTCCGATCACCCGCTGCACTCCGTGACGAGTATGATCATTTCCAATGTGTTTGTAAGGGAACAGAGAGCGTGTGCACTGTCTCGGAGCTCGTCCCCGACACGCAGTACTACTTTGACGTATTTTTGATTGACAGGCTAAATGGAACCAGTGCAGCATATACTGGAACGTTCGCTCAAACACACGAGGAGGCCCGACAAGCTATCACACCACTTAGGGAAGGGGAGCTCCAGTGGGTGACCTTCCGGGATGGAGGCTCAACCTCTGGGGAGTTATTTAGCTTCCGCCCCCGGGGCTGGCAGCAGAGTGGCCTGCTCACTCTCCAGAGCTGCGGAAGCAGTGAGAAGATCAACATCACCGTTTCCAGCAAGGGCCAAGAAATGAGCTCCCAGGCTGTGGGAGAAAACCTGGCTCAGATCTGGCTCCAGGGCAGCCCTTCCTACCTCATCCACCTGGAGAAAGAGGGAAAGGTGGCTCCCAGACAAGCTGCTCCAGGAGCGCTGAAGGCCTCTGTTAAGATGCAGGCGTCCTCCACTTACCATCGTCAAGGGGTACCTTCGCTCCCCTCCACTCTGCAGATAAAGTCTTTCAACAGGCTGAGGAGCTGTGAATCTGTCACCCTGGCCTGGAtgggcacagaggagaggagccttTACTGCGTGTACCGCCAGaggctgggggagggagagaagagaggcacGGCACCCTGCCTGGGGCCTGAGTCACGGTCAGACACTGAGAGGGTCCTGTGTAAATACTTCCAGGAGCTCAACCCTCGGCGGGCTGTCACAACAGCCGTGATCGGGGGCCTGGAGCCTGGGGTGGCCTACATATTTGATGTCTATCTAATGAGACGCTGGGGGATCCCCATAAAGTACAGCAGCAAGACAGTAAGAACCAGGAAGGAGTGCTGA